One stretch of Bombina bombina isolate aBomBom1 chromosome 7, aBomBom1.pri, whole genome shotgun sequence DNA includes these proteins:
- the LOC128636518 gene encoding 3-galactosyl-N-acetylglucosaminide 4-alpha-L-fucosyltransferase FUT3-like, with translation MEPNSANLSVCQQNSVKELLILVWVWPFGQPFPLDRCQKDYNITGCKFTADRGLYDTADALIMHHFDIMYNKNALPQKPRHRFQRWVWFNLEPPLIIKNLHYLDNQFNMTMTFRKDSDVFVPYGHVEILKEIQNFTIPPKAKLVSWVVSKWYPGIPRISYYEELKKYIQIDIYGSGHKPLSWADFKKTISQYKFYLAFENSIYTDYLTEKIWSNAFDSWAVPVVLGTSRKNYERFIPGDAFIHVDDFSSHKELANYLLMLDKDDEKYKKYFNWRSYYQPRINGGWPLLYCKACSGLKHAPEYQVIPSIEKWFLEKS, from the coding sequence ATGGAACCAAACAGTGCCAATCTTTCTGTATGCCAACAGAATTCTGTGAAAGAACTCCTTATCTTGGTTTGGGTGTGGCCTTTCGGACAACCTTTCCCATTAGACAGATGCCAGAAGGACTACAATATCACCGGATGCAAATTTACAGCAGACAGGGGTCTGTATGATACTGCTGATGCTCTCATTATGCATCACTTTGATATAATGTATAACAAAAATGCTTTACCCCAAAAACCAAGACATCGGTTTCAACGCTGGGTGTGGTTCAACTTGGAACCTCCGCTGATTATTAAAAACTTGCATTATCTGGACAATCAGTTTAACATGACCATGACATTTCGTAAAGATTCTGATGTTTTTGTTCCCTACGGTCATGTTGAAATATTGAAGGAGATTCAAAATTTCACAATTCCCCCTAAGGCTAAACTAGTGTCTTGGGTTGTAAGTAAATGGTATCCAGGTATCCCTCGTATTTCATATTATGAGGAACTGAAGAAATATATCCAAATTGATATTTACGGGAGTGGGCACAAACCACTCAGCTGGGCTGATTTCAAAAAAACTATCTCCCAGTATAAATTTTACTTGGCCTTTGAAAACTCAATTTATACAGATTATTTAACTGAGAAAATATGGTCCAATGCATTTGACTCATGGGCTGTGCCTGTTGTGCTCGGGACATCTCGCAAGAATTATGAGCGTTTTATCCCCGGTGATGCATTTATTCATGTGGATGACTTCTCAAGCCACAAGGAACTGGCTAATTACCTATTAATGTTGGATAAAGATGATGAGAAATATAAGAAATATTTTAACTGGAGATCCTATTATCAGCCTAGAATAAATGGTGGATGGCCACTTCTTTATTGCAAAGCCTGTAGTGGATTAAAGCATGCTCCAGAATATCAAGTCATTCCTAGTATAGAAAAGTGGTTTTTGGAGAAATCATAG